A genomic window from Polaribacter gangjinensis includes:
- the panC gene encoding pantoate--beta-alanine ligase, producing the protein MEIFKKRDQLKSFLETSKKNNKKIGFVPTMGALHKGHLYLIEQAKKKNDIVVASIFVNPTQFNNQEDLDNYPKTLEKDIELLKSVSCDVLFAPAVKEIYHENIVSDKFDFDGLEHEMEGKFRAGHFDGVGTIVKELFEIVSPKNAYFGEKDFQQLQIIKKLVAKNKLPISIKGCAIFREKDGLAMSSRNARLTSEQRNAAPLIYKVLKNVKKKFQEETIEEISEWVENQFKNHPILQLEYFTIADEKSLKSINIKEFDKKYRAFIAVFAGNIRLIDNIQLKN; encoded by the coding sequence ATGGAAATATTTAAAAAACGAGACCAATTAAAATCGTTTTTAGAAACATCTAAAAAAAACAATAAAAAAATTGGTTTTGTACCAACAATGGGCGCTTTGCACAAAGGTCATTTATATTTAATTGAGCAAGCAAAGAAAAAAAATGACATTGTTGTTGCCAGTATTTTTGTAAATCCAACGCAATTTAATAACCAAGAAGACTTAGATAATTATCCAAAAACTCTTGAAAAAGACATAGAGTTGCTTAAAAGTGTTTCTTGTGATGTGCTTTTTGCTCCAGCTGTGAAAGAAATTTATCATGAAAATATAGTTTCAGATAAGTTTGACTTTGATGGTTTAGAACACGAAATGGAAGGAAAATTTAGAGCTGGACATTTTGATGGAGTTGGAACAATTGTCAAAGAACTTTTCGAAATTGTTAGCCCCAAAAATGCTTATTTTGGTGAAAAAGATTTTCAACAGTTGCAAATTATAAAAAAATTAGTAGCAAAAAATAAACTTCCCATTTCAATTAAAGGTTGTGCTATTTTTAGAGAAAAAGATGGTTTGGCTATGAGTTCAAGAAACGCACGCTTAACCTCTGAGCAAAGAAATGCTGCTCCATTAATTTACAAAGTTTTGAAAAATGTGAAAAAGAAATTTCAAGAAGAAACTATTGAAGAAATTTCTGAATGGGTTGAAAATCAGTTTAAAAATCATCCTATTTTACAATTAGAATATTTTACAATTGCTGATGAAAAATCATTAAAATCGATAAATATCAAAGAATTTGATAAGAAATACCGTGCTTTTATTGCTGTTTTTGCAGGAAATATTCGATTGATTGATAACATTCAATTAAAAAATTAA
- the panD gene encoding aspartate 1-decarboxylase, which translates to MLVQVVKSKIHRVKVTGADLNYIGSITIDEDLMDAANIIEGERVQIVNNNNGNRLETYAIPGPRGSGEITLNGAASRLVAVGDVLILIVYAFMELEEAKKFKPALVFPNEKDNTLT; encoded by the coding sequence ATGTTAGTACAAGTAGTAAAATCTAAAATCCATCGTGTAAAAGTTACAGGTGCTGATTTAAATTATATCGGAAGCATTACCATTGATGAAGATTTGATGGATGCTGCAAATATTATTGAAGGCGAACGTGTTCAAATTGTAAATAATAACAACGGAAACCGTTTAGAAACCTATGCAATTCCTGGCCCAAGAGGAAGTGGAGAAATTACTTTAAATGGAGCTGCATCAAGATTGGTTGCAGTGGGTGATGTACTTATTTTAATAGTATATGCATTTATGGAGTTAGAAGAAGCTAAAAAATTTAAACCTGCTTTGGTTTTTCCAAACGAAAAAGACAATACGCTCACTTAA
- a CDS encoding glycogen/starch synthase, whose protein sequence is MKDKRILFVSSEVVPYLPETELSSTSFNAAKNAHSKGVQTRIFMPRFGVINERRHQLHEVIRLSGMNLVVNDVDMPLIIKVASIPKERMQVYFIDNEEYFKRKAVFTDEDDQLFPDNDERAIFFAKGVVETVKKLNWAPDIIHVHGWMASMLPIYLKEYYKEEPLFTESKIVTSLYNGGFEGNLCEDFAKKVFFDIKDKKKVAHLETPNYVNILKCAIENSDAVVHGSETIPTELSEFLKTQKVPVLGYELENQRDAYLEFYTDLVSGS, encoded by the coding sequence ATGAAGGACAAGAGAATATTGTTTGTATCATCAGAAGTTGTTCCGTATTTACCAGAGACCGAGCTTTCTTCAACCTCATTTAACGCAGCAAAAAACGCCCATTCTAAAGGGGTACAAACCCGAATTTTTATGCCTAGATTCGGAGTTATCAATGAAAGAAGACATCAATTACATGAAGTAATTCGCTTATCAGGTATGAATCTTGTGGTGAATGATGTTGATATGCCATTGATTATTAAAGTTGCATCTATCCCAAAAGAAAGAATGCAGGTTTATTTTATTGACAATGAAGAATATTTTAAAAGAAAAGCTGTTTTTACAGATGAAGATGATCAACTTTTTCCTGATAATGACGAAAGAGCGATTTTTTTTGCAAAAGGAGTTGTAGAAACTGTAAAAAAATTGAATTGGGCACCAGATATTATACACGTTCATGGCTGGATGGCATCAATGTTACCCATTTATTTGAAAGAATATTACAAAGAAGAGCCTCTTTTTACAGAAAGTAAAATTGTAACGTCACTTTATAACGGAGGTTTTGAAGGTAATTTGTGTGAAGATTTTGCAAAAAAAGTTTTTTTTGATATTAAAGACAAAAAAAAGGTTGCACATTTGGAGACGCCAAATTATGTAAACATTTTAAAATGTGCTATTGAAAATTCAGATGCTGTTGTTCATGGAAGTGAGACAATTCCAACAGAATTGTCTGAGTTTTTAAAAACGCAAAAGGTTCCTGTTTTAGGGTATGAACTTGAAAACCAAAGAGACGCGTATTTAGAGTTTTATACTGATTTAGTATCAGGAAGTTAA